A genomic segment from Amphiura filiformis chromosome 10, Afil_fr2py, whole genome shotgun sequence encodes:
- the LOC140161708 gene encoding craniofacial development protein 2-like has translation MMKSSKSGAVTSPANQGDTSGSGGERNGQQTCTFGRSCNDASLADERAGTKDKILNLRHNNRFGTWNVRSMTDDSKLHIIEREMGRCNIPICGLAEVRWTGKGHFSLDDGHNVYYSGTDRLKRNGVGFILSRETAKCVLGYNPISDRLITIRLQARPVNISVVQAYAPTSTADDETIDSFFHELQETINIEILVNNDAVGKFGLGKANERGERLADFCNENELIVTNTLFQQHPRRLYTWISPDGRTRNQIDYILIKRRWRSSVKVAKTYPGADCGSDHQLLVAEIRSKLKSVKRDTPPRRYDVNRINDQYRVEVRNSFQILLEQEEEWTPNELWEQTKKAISTAAQNNLPKPKKTRSPWISEEVGTMADERRQVKARGIQTEKDEKQYKDLSRRIQRRTRQDKQDLEQ, from the coding sequence GGTGATACCTCTGGCTCCGGAGGGGAAAGGAACGGGCAACAAACGTGTACCTTTGGAAGGTCCTGTAATGACGCTTCACTGGCTGATGAAAGGGCTGGAACAAAGGACAAAATCTTAAACTTAAGGCATAATAATCGTTTTGGCACATGGAATGTGAGAAGTATGACAGATGATAGCAAACTGCACATTATAGAAAGAGAAATGGGGAGATGTAATATTCCGATCTGTGGATTAGCAGAAGTCAGGTGGACTGGCAAAGGTCATTTCTCTCTTGATGATGGACATAATGTATATTATTCTGGCACTGATAGACTAAAGAGGAATGGAGTAGGTTTCATTCTATCAAGAGAAACAGCAAAATGTGTCCTCGGCTACAATCCAATCAGTGACAGACTGATAACCATCCGTCTCCAAGCAAGACCTGTCAACATCTCAGTAGTTCAGGCATATGCTCCAACCTCGACAGCAGATGATGAGACAATTGATTCCTTCTTCCATGAACTCCAAGAAACCATCAACATAGAGATATTGGTTAACAATGATGCCGTTGGAAAGTTTGGACTGGGCAAAGCTAATGAGAGAGGGGAAAGACTAGCTGATTTTTGCAACGAAAATGAGCTGATCGTAACAAACACGCTATTCCAACAGCATCCTAGACGGCTTTACACCTGGATATCTCCAGATGGGAGGACCAGAAATCAGATAGATTACATCTTAATCAAACGAAGATGGAGGTCGAGTGTGAAGGTAGCAAAAACATACCCAGGAGCAGATTGTGGCTCAGATCACCAGCTTCTGGTTGCTGAAATTCGATCAAAGCTTAAGTCAGTCAAACGGGACACTCCTCCACGTAGATATGATGTTAATCGTATTAATGATCAGTACCGAGTGGAAGTCAGGAACTCTTTTCAGATACTCCTCGAACAGGAAGAAGAGTGGACACCTAATGAATTATGGGAACAAACCAAGAAGGCAATCTCTACAGCAGCACAAAACAACTTGCCGAAACCAAAGAAAACCCGATCGCCATGGATATCAGAGGAAGTGGGTACAATGGCAGACGAAAGACGACAGGTGAAAGCAAGAGGCATACAAACGGAGAAGGACGAAAAGCAGTATAAAGATCTTAGCAGGAGAATTCAGCGCAGAACCAGACAAGATAAACAAGATTTAGAGCAGTGA